The following are encoded together in the Mesoterricola sediminis genome:
- a CDS encoding AAA family ATPase yields the protein MTDTLDPQLLAWARDLTGRVRSEIRHVFVGQEAVVDQVLTALLAGGHVLLEGNPGLGKTLLVRALARAFGGSHARIQFTPDLMPSDVMGHAIYDPKSESFRIRKGPVFTHLLLADEVNRAPAKTQSALLEVMQERQVTIEGRAFEVAAPFMVLATQNPLEQEGTYPLPEAQLDRFLLKITLDFPSEAEERALVRLVTAGQVGDALQVDGVAEVGTPADVVALQAAAAQVRVEDPVLAYAVAVTRGTRAWMGLSVGASPRGAIALVRAARAMALLAGRDYVTPDDVKALALPVLRHRVTPSAESEIEGLTADALLTALLEQVDAPRT from the coding sequence ATGACCGACACCCTCGACCCCCAGCTCCTCGCCTGGGCCCGGGACCTCACCGGGCGCGTCCGGAGCGAGATCCGCCACGTCTTCGTGGGCCAGGAGGCCGTCGTGGACCAGGTGCTCACCGCCCTCCTGGCGGGGGGGCACGTGCTCCTCGAGGGGAACCCCGGCCTGGGCAAGACCCTGCTGGTGCGGGCCCTGGCCCGGGCCTTCGGGGGCAGCCACGCCCGCATCCAGTTCACGCCCGACCTGATGCCCTCGGACGTGATGGGCCACGCCATCTACGACCCCAAGTCCGAGAGCTTCCGCATCCGGAAGGGCCCGGTGTTCACCCACCTCCTCCTCGCCGACGAGGTCAACCGCGCCCCCGCCAAGACCCAGTCGGCCCTGCTGGAGGTGATGCAGGAGCGGCAGGTGACCATTGAGGGCCGGGCCTTCGAGGTGGCCGCCCCCTTCATGGTGCTGGCCACCCAGAACCCCCTGGAGCAGGAGGGCACCTACCCCCTCCCGGAGGCCCAGCTGGACCGCTTCCTCCTGAAAATCACCCTCGACTTCCCCTCCGAGGCCGAGGAGCGCGCCCTGGTGCGCCTCGTCACCGCCGGCCAGGTGGGGGACGCCCTCCAGGTGGACGGCGTGGCCGAGGTGGGCACGCCCGCGGACGTGGTGGCCCTCCAGGCCGCCGCCGCCCAGGTGCGGGTGGAGGACCCGGTGCTGGCCTACGCCGTGGCCGTGACCCGGGGCACCCGGGCCTGGATGGGCCTGTCGGTGGGCGCGAGCCCCCGGGGCGCCATCGCCCTCGTGCGGGCCGCCCGGGCCATGGCCCTGCTGGCGGGCCGCGACTACGTCACCCCCGACGACGTGAAGGCCCTGGCCCTGCCCGTGCTCCGCCACCGCGTGACCCCCAGCGCCGAGAGCGAGATCGAGGGCCTCACCGCCGATGCCCTGCTCACGGCCCTGCTGGAGCAGGTGGACGCCCCCCGGACCTGA
- a CDS encoding DUF58 domain-containing protein: MRPARPLLALAAAWFALAGLAVVWPAVFHAAWAWSGGGLIALAALDAGLAWRLRAPGLDRQVAAVLPVGTWSVVRLRAAATGRRTLRIFDDLPGSFEVQGLPVTLEVPAQGWAEVRYRVRPGRRGPFAFGAAHALLASPLGLWWRGARLGGPTPVRVFPDFSPVKVYAELARSQRLADMGIHRRRRRGEGSEFHQLRDYRAGDSLRQLDWKATARLGRLISRDYQEERDQQVICLLDCGRRLRAREGRASHFDHMLTALLLLAIVALREGDAVGLLTFGGPVRFVPPRKTPKALDGLLDVLYGLDAGLEPTDFLEAARALLARVRKRSLVVLITDARDEDDETLLPALRLLAGRHRVVLASLRDPALDAALEAVPATFEAALRTGSVLAYLERRRRTFLGLSARGWTSLDVPPRQLAVALANRYLAEKRG; encoded by the coding sequence ATGAGGCCCGCCCGCCCCCTCCTCGCCCTTGCCGCCGCCTGGTTCGCGCTGGCGGGGCTGGCCGTCGTCTGGCCCGCGGTCTTCCACGCCGCCTGGGCCTGGAGCGGGGGGGGCCTGATCGCCCTGGCGGCCCTGGACGCCGGCCTGGCCTGGCGCCTCCGCGCCCCCGGCCTGGACCGCCAGGTGGCCGCCGTCCTCCCCGTGGGGACCTGGAGCGTCGTCCGCCTCCGCGCGGCGGCCACGGGACGGCGCACCCTCCGGATCTTCGACGACCTGCCCGGGTCCTTCGAGGTCCAGGGCCTGCCGGTGACCCTGGAGGTGCCGGCCCAGGGCTGGGCCGAGGTCCGGTACCGGGTCCGCCCCGGCCGCCGGGGTCCCTTCGCCTTCGGGGCGGCCCACGCCCTCCTGGCCTCCCCCCTGGGCCTCTGGTGGCGGGGCGCGCGCCTGGGCGGGCCCACGCCGGTCCGCGTCTTCCCGGACTTCTCGCCCGTCAAGGTGTACGCCGAATTGGCCCGGAGCCAGCGCCTCGCCGACATGGGCATCCACCGCCGCCGCCGCCGGGGCGAGGGCAGCGAGTTCCATCAGCTGCGGGACTACCGCGCGGGGGACAGCCTTCGCCAGCTGGACTGGAAGGCCACCGCGCGGCTGGGGCGCCTCATCAGCCGCGACTACCAGGAGGAGCGGGACCAGCAGGTGATCTGCCTGCTGGACTGCGGACGCCGCCTCCGGGCGCGGGAGGGCCGGGCCTCCCACTTCGACCACATGCTGACCGCCCTCCTCCTCCTGGCCATCGTGGCCCTGCGCGAGGGGGACGCCGTGGGCCTGCTGACCTTCGGCGGGCCCGTGCGCTTCGTGCCCCCCCGGAAGACCCCCAAGGCCCTGGATGGCCTGCTCGACGTCCTGTACGGCCTCGACGCCGGCCTGGAGCCCACCGATTTCCTGGAGGCCGCCCGCGCCCTCCTGGCCCGCGTGCGCAAGCGCAGCCTGGTCGTGCTGATCACCGACGCCCGGGACGAGGATGACGAGACCCTCCTCCCTGCCCTCCGCCTGCTGGCAGGGCGCCACCGGGTGGTGCTGGCCAGCCTGCGCGACCCCGCCCTCGACGCCGCCCTGGAGGCCGTGCCCGCCACCTTCGAAGCCGCCCTGCGCACCGGCTCCGTGCTCGCCTACCTGGAACGTCGCCGCCGCACCTTCCTGGGCCTCTCCGCCCGGGGCTGGACCAGCCTGGACGTGCCCCCCCGCCAGCTGGCCGTGGCCCTGGCCAACCGCTACCTGGCCGAGAAGCGGGGCTGA
- a CDS encoding outer membrane beta-barrel protein, whose product MSFTSPSRALLAALSLALVPLAAGESEAPVYGFQVGSVLTNGDLRSLGAKSGPTAGFQAVVDLGGGHAIRPRADWTQLIHDYFKSGLVFTGVDPSQVQTDGNFAIQSLSVGADYLYHLDAERKGLYVFAGAGLSRHRLKGSGDLHLNGDRVWTYAFHDAVYRPYAQVGVGYQLREHLSLEVRHRISQTPTARVAAAETTLGQPFTGTVQLGSLRLRTTEVGVTVRF is encoded by the coding sequence ATGTCGTTCACCTCCCCCTCCCGGGCGCTGCTCGCCGCCCTCTCCCTGGCCCTCGTCCCCCTCGCCGCCGGCGAGTCCGAAGCGCCCGTCTACGGGTTCCAGGTCGGATCCGTCCTCACCAACGGGGACCTGCGTTCCCTGGGCGCGAAATCCGGCCCGACCGCGGGCTTCCAGGCCGTCGTGGACCTGGGCGGCGGGCACGCGATCCGGCCCCGGGCCGACTGGACCCAGCTCATCCATGATTACTTCAAGTCCGGACTGGTGTTCACGGGGGTCGACCCCAGCCAGGTGCAGACCGACGGCAACTTCGCCATCCAGTCCCTGTCCGTGGGCGCCGACTACCTCTACCACCTGGATGCGGAGCGGAAGGGGCTGTACGTCTTCGCGGGGGCGGGCCTCAGCCGCCATCGCCTCAAGGGCTCCGGCGACCTCCATCTCAACGGCGACCGCGTGTGGACCTACGCGTTCCATGACGCCGTCTACCGGCCCTACGCCCAGGTCGGCGTCGGCTACCAACTCCGGGAGCACCTGTCCCTGGAGGTGCGCCACCGGATCAGCCAGACCCCGACCGCCCGGGTCGCGGCGGCGGAGACCACCCTGGGGCAGCCCTTCACGGGCACCGTCCAGCTGGGCTCCCTCCGCCTCCGCACCACGGAGGTGGGCGTTACCGTCCGCTTCTGA
- a CDS encoding glycine--tRNA ligase subunit alpha produces MHIQELILRLQRFWADRGCLIGQPYDLEKGAGTMNPLTFFGAVGPKPWNVAYVEPSRRPVDGRYGENPFRLYKHLQMQVLLKPSPARVQDLYIESLEALGIDMRKHDLRFEEDNWEAPTLGAWGVGWQVMLDGMEISQFTYFQQVGGMDCRPVSAELTYGIERICMFLGGLDNIYDITWGEVKTDDGVHPVSYREVRQREEFELSAFSFEHADLDFHWQSFEAHEREAWRLLKDLGHYLSAYEQALKMSHTFNVLHARGAVSTTERPGIIKRIRDLTCACARAYVERESAPPAEGGKEVLA; encoded by the coding sequence ATGCATATTCAAGAGCTCATCCTTCGACTGCAGCGCTTCTGGGCGGACCGGGGCTGCCTGATCGGCCAGCCCTACGACCTGGAGAAGGGGGCGGGCACCATGAACCCCCTCACCTTCTTCGGCGCGGTGGGACCGAAGCCCTGGAACGTGGCCTACGTGGAGCCCTCCCGGCGCCCCGTGGACGGCCGCTACGGCGAGAACCCGTTCCGGCTCTACAAGCACCTGCAGATGCAGGTGCTCCTCAAGCCCAGCCCGGCCCGGGTGCAGGACCTCTACATCGAGAGCCTGGAGGCCCTGGGCATCGACATGCGCAAGCACGACCTGCGCTTCGAGGAGGACAACTGGGAGGCCCCGACCCTGGGCGCCTGGGGCGTGGGCTGGCAGGTGATGCTGGACGGCATGGAGATCAGCCAATTCACGTACTTCCAGCAGGTGGGCGGCATGGACTGCCGGCCGGTCTCCGCGGAGCTGACCTACGGCATCGAGCGCATCTGCATGTTCCTGGGCGGCCTGGACAACATCTACGACATCACCTGGGGCGAAGTGAAGACGGACGACGGCGTCCACCCCGTCTCGTACCGCGAGGTGCGCCAGCGGGAGGAGTTCGAGCTGAGCGCCTTCAGCTTCGAACACGCGGACCTGGACTTCCACTGGCAGAGCTTCGAGGCCCATGAGCGGGAGGCCTGGCGCCTCCTCAAGGACCTGGGCCACTACCTGAGCGCCTACGAGCAGGCCCTCAAGATGAGCCACACCTTCAACGTGCTCCACGCGCGCGGCGCCGTGTCCACCACGGAGCGCCCGGGCATCATCAAGCGGATCCGGGACCTGACGTGCGCCTGCGCCCGGGCCTACGTGGAGCGGGAGTCCGCGCCACCTGCCGAGGGCGGGAAGGAGGTGCTGGCATGA
- the glyS gene encoding glycine--tRNA ligase subunit beta: MRDLLLEIHCEEIPARFLEPLSTEFADAFLAWLRDNLAVTPAVERFHAPRKLAWRVKGIPEQQPDQREVQVGPPQRMCLDAAGAPTQTGLKFAEKWGVPFDQVLFEQPAGKKEPVAVATLVRPGRPTLALLAEVLPRLVAGLHVPKAMRWGNSTFEFVRPIRNVLALFGTDVVPFELDGVAAGATTRGHRLYHMDHPDAVPVPEPSAYEAALEAAGVVVSFEARRSRLAQEMDRLAAESGGRVVADEELLSTLALIVEVPRIIKGEFPASFLDLPKEVLVTSLKEHQKAFCVEDASGALLPCFLTAANRADDPAGFLKSGNEWVLRARLYDARFFFSEDRRQPLADRMEKLKNLTFQRELGSYFDKTQRMMALSEAIAGALGLDGTDGRLAAQYAKCDLVTLMVGEFPELQGIMGGEYLRREGAHEKVWQAVKEHYRPDASDAPIPGTPLGGVVALADKLDTVAGCFSVGIIPTGSKDPLALRRAGQGIVRILFEMGWNLNPMRAAALALDAVGERATKPRAETLEALEAFFRDRVAYQIEQAGYPAPVRRAALAAGWTDLVDLKARCEALAAFGDDPRFASLAQSAKRISNILKDETPSDDLDAACLQQAEEKALAERLPWLESHPGHATLLAALADLAGPLEAFFTAVMVKCEDPRLRAARLSLLHRLRRAFLRVADFSQWQ; this comes from the coding sequence ATGAGGGACCTGCTGCTGGAAATCCACTGCGAAGAAATCCCGGCCCGGTTCCTCGAGCCCCTCTCCACGGAATTCGCCGACGCCTTCCTGGCGTGGCTCCGGGACAACCTCGCCGTCACCCCGGCCGTGGAGCGCTTCCATGCCCCCCGCAAGCTGGCCTGGCGCGTGAAGGGCATCCCCGAGCAGCAGCCCGACCAGCGCGAGGTCCAGGTGGGCCCGCCCCAGCGCATGTGCCTGGACGCCGCCGGGGCGCCGACCCAGACCGGCCTGAAATTCGCCGAGAAGTGGGGCGTGCCCTTCGACCAGGTGCTCTTCGAGCAGCCCGCGGGCAAGAAGGAGCCCGTCGCCGTCGCCACCCTGGTGCGCCCGGGCCGGCCCACCCTGGCCCTGCTGGCCGAGGTCCTGCCCCGCCTCGTGGCCGGGCTCCACGTGCCCAAGGCCATGCGCTGGGGGAACAGCACGTTCGAGTTCGTGCGCCCCATCCGCAACGTCCTGGCCCTGTTCGGGACGGACGTCGTGCCCTTCGAACTGGACGGCGTCGCCGCCGGCGCCACCACGCGGGGCCACCGCCTGTACCACATGGACCACCCCGACGCGGTCCCCGTGCCGGAGCCCTCGGCCTACGAGGCCGCCCTGGAGGCGGCCGGGGTCGTCGTGTCCTTCGAGGCGCGCCGGAGCCGCCTGGCCCAGGAGATGGACCGCCTCGCGGCCGAGTCCGGCGGCCGCGTCGTCGCCGACGAGGAGCTGCTGAGCACCCTGGCCCTCATCGTCGAGGTGCCCAGGATCATCAAGGGCGAATTCCCCGCCTCCTTCCTCGACCTGCCCAAGGAGGTGCTCGTCACCTCCCTGAAGGAGCACCAGAAGGCCTTCTGCGTGGAGGACGCCTCGGGCGCCCTCCTGCCCTGCTTCCTCACCGCCGCCAACCGCGCCGACGATCCCGCCGGCTTCCTCAAGAGCGGCAACGAGTGGGTGCTGCGGGCCCGCCTCTACGACGCCCGGTTCTTCTTCTCCGAGGACCGCAGGCAGCCCCTGGCGGACCGCATGGAGAAGCTGAAGAACCTCACCTTCCAGCGGGAGCTGGGCAGCTACTTCGACAAGACCCAGCGCATGATGGCCCTCTCGGAGGCGATCGCCGGGGCCCTGGGCCTCGACGGCACCGACGGGAGGCTCGCGGCCCAGTATGCCAAGTGCGACCTCGTCACCCTCATGGTGGGCGAGTTCCCAGAGCTGCAGGGCATCATGGGCGGCGAGTACCTCCGCCGCGAGGGCGCCCACGAGAAGGTGTGGCAGGCCGTGAAGGAGCACTACCGCCCCGACGCCAGCGACGCCCCCATCCCGGGCACGCCCCTGGGCGGGGTCGTGGCCCTGGCCGACAAGCTGGACACCGTCGCGGGCTGCTTCTCCGTGGGCATCATCCCCACCGGCTCCAAGGACCCCCTCGCCCTGCGCCGCGCGGGCCAGGGCATCGTGCGCATCCTCTTCGAGATGGGCTGGAACCTGAACCCCATGCGCGCCGCCGCCCTGGCCCTGGACGCGGTCGGGGAGCGGGCCACGAAGCCCCGGGCCGAGACCCTGGAGGCCCTCGAGGCCTTCTTCCGGGACCGGGTGGCCTACCAGATCGAGCAGGCCGGTTACCCCGCCCCCGTGCGGCGCGCGGCCCTGGCCGCGGGCTGGACGGACCTGGTCGATCTCAAGGCCCGCTGCGAGGCCCTCGCCGCCTTCGGCGACGATCCCCGCTTCGCCAGCCTGGCCCAGAGCGCCAAGCGCATCAGCAACATCCTCAAGGACGAGACCCCCTCCGACGACCTGGACGCCGCCTGCCTCCAGCAGGCCGAGGAGAAGGCGTTGGCCGAGCGGCTGCCCTGGCTGGAATCCCACCCCGGACACGCCACGCTCCTGGCCGCCCTGGCCGACCTGGCCGGGCCGCTGGAGGCCTTCTTCACCGCCGTGATGGTCAAGTGCGAGGATCCGCGACTGCGCGCCGCGCGCCTGAGCCTCCTGCACCGCCTGCGGCGGGCCTTCCTGCGGGTCGCCGACTTCAGCCAGTGGCAGTGA
- a CDS encoding S41 family peptidase, with amino-acid sequence MRRRASLLVPLLFCMGLGAQERPLWLRYPAISPDGKTVVFSYQGDLYRVPAAGGPATPLTVGGSYAFMPVWSHDGKSIAFASDRAGNFDVYVMPAEGGPARRLTWNSAPDLPYAFTPDDREVLFTSPRGHAAADRQYPGRVFAETWLVSVADGGTRLLTDVTLENACWSPDGSRVLYHDVKGYEDRYRKHQTSSIARDVWSFQPASGAFAKLTAFEGEDRNPVFAADGDGYWYLSERSGSFNVWRGSVSHPDRAEAVTRFTRHPVRFLTAAKDGTLCFAFDGEIYLAAPGQAPRRLETTVRVDGRANLERTQPLAGAATEMAVAPGGKEVALVVRGQIFVTSADGKVTRRISSLPGQERSVSFSPDGRTLLYAAEREDGWKVCTKRLVREEEDRFYASTRLEEKVLVAAARDAFQPLFSPDGAKVAYLEDRTELKVVDVASGRKTTLLPAGRNYSYSDGDQSFRWSPDSRYLVFSMNTGLGWLRDIGIVPADGSAPVRNLTHSGFGDEDARFSRDGSMIAWFSGREGVLNLAQNALSGDINGLFLTQAAWDRFRLTKEEFALLKEREDKDKDKTKDAKAKEAAKPVAIEWEGLDDRKARLSTHTASIADWEISKAADKLFYLARFEKGFDLWTADLRTHETRLLAKVGSERASLELTDDGKSVFVLADGRLLKIDAESGKREDLPVASEMAIRPAAERAYIFDHAWRQVERKFYVTDLHGVDWAFYREAYRRFLPHVANNYDFQELLSEMLGELNASHTGGRYNAPQMNTDATPALGLFLERTSAGLKVAEVLKGGPLDRAEAKVRAGHLLVAVDGAPVAHVEDVARLLNRRAGQPTLLSFKDGARAWDEVAKPIPPMVEGELLYRRWVERNRLETERLSKGRLGYVHVRAMDDGSLRTVFDEILGRCLDKEAVVVDTRFNGGGNIHEQLSDFLSGRKYFDVIPRGLPYGHEPLLKWVKPSVVLVSEGCYSDAHLFPVAYRLKGLGRTVGMPVPGTGTFVWWEGQIDPTLVFGIPQGGWRTPDGKFCENNQFEPDVRVAHDPAQLVTGRDAQLEAAVASLLSDLDTRKH; translated from the coding sequence ATGAGGCGCCGAGCTTCCCTTCTTGTCCCGCTGCTCTTCTGCATGGGCCTGGGCGCCCAGGAGCGGCCCCTCTGGCTGAGGTACCCGGCCATCTCCCCGGACGGGAAGACCGTGGTCTTCTCGTACCAGGGGGACCTGTACCGGGTGCCGGCCGCGGGCGGCCCGGCCACCCCCCTGACGGTGGGCGGCTCGTACGCGTTCATGCCCGTGTGGAGCCATGACGGCAAGTCCATCGCCTTCGCCTCCGACCGCGCCGGCAACTTCGACGTGTACGTCATGCCCGCCGAGGGCGGACCCGCCCGGCGCCTGACTTGGAACTCGGCGCCCGACCTGCCCTACGCCTTCACCCCCGACGACAGGGAGGTGCTCTTCACCTCCCCGCGGGGCCACGCGGCCGCGGACCGCCAGTACCCGGGCCGGGTCTTCGCGGAGACCTGGCTCGTGTCCGTCGCCGACGGCGGAACCCGCCTCCTCACGGACGTGACCCTGGAGAACGCCTGCTGGTCCCCGGACGGATCCCGGGTCCTCTACCACGACGTGAAGGGCTACGAGGACCGGTACCGCAAGCACCAGACCTCCTCCATCGCCCGGGACGTGTGGAGCTTCCAGCCCGCCTCCGGCGCCTTCGCGAAGCTCACCGCCTTCGAGGGTGAGGACCGCAACCCCGTCTTCGCGGCGGACGGCGACGGGTACTGGTACCTGAGCGAGCGCAGCGGCTCCTTCAACGTGTGGCGCGGATCCGTGTCCCACCCCGACCGGGCCGAGGCGGTGACGCGCTTCACCCGCCACCCGGTGCGCTTCCTCACCGCCGCCAAGGACGGCACCCTCTGCTTCGCCTTCGACGGCGAGATCTACCTGGCCGCCCCGGGGCAGGCCCCCCGCCGCCTGGAGACCACGGTCCGCGTCGACGGCCGCGCCAACCTGGAGCGGACCCAGCCCCTGGCCGGGGCCGCCACCGAGATGGCCGTCGCCCCCGGCGGCAAGGAAGTGGCCCTCGTCGTGCGCGGCCAGATCTTCGTCACCTCCGCCGACGGCAAGGTCACCCGGCGCATCTCCAGCCTCCCGGGCCAGGAGCGCAGCGTGAGCTTCAGCCCCGACGGGCGCACCCTCCTCTACGCCGCCGAGCGCGAGGACGGCTGGAAGGTCTGCACCAAGCGCCTCGTCCGCGAGGAGGAGGACCGCTTCTACGCCTCCACGCGCCTGGAGGAGAAGGTCCTCGTGGCCGCGGCCCGGGACGCCTTCCAGCCCCTGTTCTCCCCCGACGGCGCCAAGGTGGCCTACCTGGAGGACCGCACCGAGCTGAAGGTCGTCGACGTGGCCTCCGGCCGGAAGACCACCCTCCTGCCCGCGGGCCGCAACTACAGCTATTCGGACGGCGACCAGAGCTTCCGCTGGTCCCCGGACTCCCGCTACCTCGTGTTCAGCATGAACACCGGCCTGGGCTGGCTCCGCGACATCGGCATCGTCCCCGCCGACGGCTCCGCCCCCGTGCGCAACCTGACCCACAGCGGCTTCGGCGACGAGGACGCCCGGTTCAGCCGCGACGGCTCCATGATCGCGTGGTTCAGCGGCAGGGAGGGCGTCCTCAACCTCGCCCAGAACGCCCTCTCCGGCGACATCAACGGCCTCTTCCTCACCCAGGCCGCCTGGGACCGCTTCCGCCTCACCAAGGAGGAGTTTGCCCTCCTCAAGGAGCGGGAGGACAAGGACAAGGACAAGACCAAGGACGCCAAGGCCAAGGAGGCCGCGAAGCCCGTGGCCATCGAATGGGAGGGGCTCGACGACCGCAAGGCCCGGCTCAGCACCCACACCGCCTCCATCGCCGACTGGGAGATCTCCAAGGCCGCCGACAAGCTCTTCTACCTGGCCCGGTTCGAGAAGGGCTTCGACCTCTGGACGGCCGACCTGCGCACCCATGAGACGCGCCTCCTGGCCAAGGTCGGCTCCGAGCGCGCCTCCCTCGAGCTCACCGACGACGGCAAGTCCGTGTTCGTGCTCGCCGACGGCAGGCTCCTGAAGATCGACGCCGAGTCCGGCAAGCGCGAGGACCTGCCCGTCGCCTCCGAGATGGCCATCCGCCCCGCCGCGGAACGCGCCTACATCTTCGACCACGCCTGGCGGCAGGTGGAGCGCAAGTTCTACGTGACCGACCTGCACGGGGTGGACTGGGCCTTCTACCGCGAGGCCTACCGCCGCTTCCTCCCCCACGTGGCCAACAACTACGACTTCCAGGAACTCCTCAGCGAGATGCTGGGCGAGCTGAACGCCTCCCACACCGGCGGCCGCTACAACGCGCCGCAGATGAACACGGACGCCACCCCCGCCCTGGGCCTCTTCCTGGAGCGGACCTCCGCCGGCCTGAAGGTCGCCGAGGTCCTCAAGGGCGGCCCCCTGGACAGGGCCGAGGCCAAGGTCCGCGCCGGCCACCTCCTCGTGGCCGTGGACGGCGCCCCCGTCGCGCACGTGGAGGACGTGGCCCGGCTCCTGAACCGCCGCGCAGGCCAGCCCACCCTCCTGTCCTTCAAGGACGGGGCCCGCGCCTGGGACGAGGTGGCCAAGCCCATCCCGCCCATGGTGGAGGGCGAGCTCCTCTACCGCCGGTGGGTGGAGCGCAACCGCCTGGAGACGGAGCGCCTGTCCAAGGGCCGCCTCGGCTACGTCCACGTGCGGGCCATGGATGACGGCAGCCTGCGCACGGTGTTCGACGAGATCCTCGGCCGGTGCCTGGACAAGGAGGCCGTGGTGGTGGACACCCGCTTCAACGGCGGCGGCAACATCCACGAGCAGCTCTCCGACTTCCTCAGCGGCCGCAAGTACTTCGACGTCATCCCCCGCGGCCTGCCCTACGGGCACGAACCCCTGCTCAAGTGGGTGAAGCCCTCGGTCGTCCTCGTCAGCGAGGGCTGCTACTCCGACGCGCACCTGTTCCCCGTGGCCTACCGCCTGAAGGGCCTGGGCCGCACCGTGGGCATGCCCGTGCCCGGCACCGGCACCTTCGTGTGGTGGGAGGGCCAGATCGATCCCACCCTCGTGTTCGGCATCCCCCAGGGCGGCTGGCGCACCCCGGATGGGAAGTTCTGCGAGAACAACCAGTTCGAGCCCGATGTCCGGGTGGCCCACGACCCCGCCCAGCTCGTCACCGGCCGGGACGCCCAGCTGGAGGCCGCCGTCGCCTCCCTGCTCTCCGACCTGGATACCCGGAAGCACTAG
- a CDS encoding IS701 family transposase, with protein sequence MSESIESRARFDAYADQLVKAVGHADRRAPLTLYCQGLILPGDRKSIEPMAARLDPAHVQARHQSLHHLVAQASWSDEAVLRVVRSYAREAMEIQGPIEAWIVDDTAFPKKGTHSVGVGHQYCGPFGKTANCQNVVSLSMASRWASVPVGFRLYLPEAWANDRDRRDGAGVPKEVVFMPKWQIALALIDAQRQDQVPDLPVLADAGYGDCGAFREALSERNLVYAVGIAKTALVWANGNAPLPARGRGGKGRPGQNLRRDDEHQPVSVKALAESTPKKDWQRVVWGEGTRGLMESRFVALRVHSARRGYEKAELRPEEWLLIEWPEKEAEPTKYWLSTLPSNTPIAQLVRTTKLRWRIERDYQEMKDELGLDHYEGRGWRGLHHHLSLCAATYAFIVAERSRLSPPTIQSIFEFVHAPPGARPLPRGHGPVPA encoded by the coding sequence ATGAGCGAATCCATCGAAAGTCGGGCGCGGTTTGATGCATACGCTGATCAGTTAGTTAAGGCTGTTGGCCATGCCGATCGGCGGGCTCCTTTGACGTTGTATTGTCAGGGCTTGATTCTTCCGGGAGACAGAAAGAGCATCGAGCCAATGGCTGCCAGGTTGGATCCGGCCCACGTTCAGGCTCGGCACCAGTCCCTGCATCACTTGGTGGCCCAAGCGTCCTGGAGCGATGAAGCAGTTCTTCGTGTTGTCAGGTCCTATGCCCGCGAGGCCATGGAAATCCAAGGGCCTATCGAGGCGTGGATCGTTGACGACACTGCATTCCCGAAAAAAGGAACGCATTCAGTCGGAGTTGGCCACCAGTATTGCGGTCCATTCGGAAAGACGGCCAATTGCCAGAACGTGGTCAGCTTGTCCATGGCCTCTCGCTGGGCCAGCGTGCCGGTGGGTTTCCGCCTGTACCTTCCAGAAGCCTGGGCGAATGACCGGGACCGGCGTGATGGGGCTGGGGTTCCAAAGGAAGTCGTGTTCATGCCCAAGTGGCAGATAGCGTTGGCGCTGATCGATGCCCAAAGACAGGATCAGGTCCCCGACCTCCCCGTGTTGGCGGATGCTGGATATGGAGACTGCGGCGCATTTCGTGAAGCGTTATCCGAGCGCAATTTGGTCTATGCCGTAGGCATCGCGAAAACAGCTTTGGTATGGGCTAATGGAAATGCCCCTCTGCCGGCGAGAGGGCGTGGCGGAAAGGGGCGTCCAGGACAGAATCTGCGCCGCGATGATGAGCACCAGCCCGTCTCCGTTAAAGCCTTGGCGGAAAGCACGCCGAAAAAGGATTGGCAGCGGGTGGTCTGGGGAGAGGGCACTCGCGGTCTCATGGAATCTCGATTCGTGGCGCTGCGCGTTCATTCTGCGAGGAGGGGATACGAGAAAGCAGAATTGCGCCCAGAGGAGTGGCTTCTCATCGAATGGCCCGAGAAAGAGGCTGAGCCGACGAAATACTGGCTCTCCACCCTTCCCAGCAATACACCGATTGCCCAACTCGTCAGAACAACAAAGCTCCGCTGGAGAATCGAACGGGACTACCAAGAAATGAAGGACGAGCTTGGCCTAGATCATTACGAAGGTCGCGGATGGAGGGGCCTTCACCACCACCTGAGCCTATGCGCCGCCACTTATGCCTTCATCGTGGCGGAACGTAGCCGCCTTTCCCCCCCTACGATCCAATCCATCTTTGAGTTCGTCCATGCACCCCCAGGAGCCAGACCCCTTCCTAGAGGACATGGGCCCGTTCCGGCCTGA
- a CDS encoding GxxExxY protein: MGRHWGEVDGEDHPHKEITQAIIGEAIEIQKALGHGLLEDPYKVCLAHSLRLAGHKVKREVFLDIEWRGLVVERAYRLDLLVDDLVVVEAKAVLNFRQWPFKDGGIKRVIHTRA, encoded by the coding sequence ATGGGAAGGCATTGGGGAGAGGTCGACGGGGAGGATCATCCGCACAAGGAGATCACCCAGGCCATCATCGGGGAGGCCATCGAGATCCAGAAGGCTCTGGGGCACGGACTCCTGGAAGATCCCTACAAGGTCTGTCTGGCGCACTCCCTGAGACTGGCCGGCCATAAGGTGAAGCGGGAGGTTTTCCTGGATATCGAGTGGAGGGGGCTTGTGGTTGAGCGGGCCTACCGGCTGGATTTGCTGGTTGACGACCTCGTGGTCGTGGAGGCTAAGGCGGTCCTCAATTTCCGTCAGTGGCCTTTCAAAGACGGTGGAATCAAGCGGGTGATACATACAAGGGCTTGA